GGATGTGCTGCTTTCTTCATCTTTATCATATGCCTGCATCTTTTTCTCTTCATTGGAAAGGTGGTCCACAAGCTTTACAGGTTCACTAGCCTTTGAATGAGTGCCTTTGGCAACATTCTGTAACTGCTCTTGTCTAGTCTTACTTCCTGATGCTCTGGAAGGACTTTTGCCAGAGTTCTCTAACTGCTCCTGTCTGGTTCTACTTCCTGTTGCTCTGGAAGGACTCTTGCCTGAATTCTGCAACTGTTCCTGTCTGGTCTTACCCCCTGATGCTCTGGAAGGACTCTTGCCAGAACTCTGCaactgttcctgtcttgtcttaCTTCCTGATGCACTTGAAGGACTCTTGCCAGAACTCTGCaactgttcctgtcttgtcttaCTTCCTGATGCTCTGGAAGGACTCTTGCCAGAATTCTGCAACTGCTCTTGTCTGGTCTTTCCCCCTGATGCTCTGGAGGAACCTATCCTTGACATAGTTTTAGCTAACAATTGAGTTGGTTTATGCTGTGTTCTGCTTGTCACTTTTGCTAAAAGTGTGCTGTTCCTGCTTTCTCCTTCTGATGTAGAGCAGGAAGACGCCTTTTTAACCTCCAAAACTGGAATTCTACATTTATGCCTTGTGTTTGGAAATGGATCTAATCTTGTACTGGCTTTGATTCCTGTGGCTTGGACTGAGGTCAAACCAGCACTTCTACAGTCCTGTGTTGAATGGTGTGCTCTCACTGGTAACCTCGACTTTAGTGGCTGTTTTTTCACATTCTTGTATTGTAAAACTGCTGTATTGTCTGCCTTGCTTCTTGCACATGCTTCTCTAATATTATCACAGTCTGTCTTAAATGAATTATTAGGATGCTCAGAAGAATTGTGCATAGGCTTTGAGTGATGATGCTGTTCTACTGTACAGCACTGCATGTAATCAGTTCCACAACCTGGGGCTTCTAGGTCATTACTGTTATTGCAGTTCTCAGTCTGAAGGCATTGTCTCTGCTCTGACTTTGATAAGTCTGTCCTCTGCATGCAAAGGCCTCCTGTACTAGTTCCTGGTCTCATTTCCTGTGAATCCCCTGATGTTTTAAGCTCAGAACAATCCCAGTCCACACACACCAACTCCCTTTTCTCACCAGATGTAGCTTTAACTCCTATCTTAAAAGAGGAACACAAATTAGAACTGACTTCTGAATATGGGGGTGGTTCCATAATGTTGTCGTGAGATGGAGTGTCCGAGCGGTCAGTGCAAATCTGAATTACATTGTATGAAATTACTGTGTTGTCATCCATCCTAACCTGTGCCCGATCTACTGTCTGTGGTTGTGAGGTGACTGCCCCTGCTTTTCTGCCCCCTTCCCTTTTATCCCCTGATCTCGTTCCATAAATATGCTCACCAATCTGAAAAAACTGCAGCCTTTCTTCAACAAAATCCCGCTTGCTCATGTCAATCGCACCACTGCGGGTCATCTCAAACATCTTCCCTTCGTGGAAGGGGAAAGGGTTAGGCTCGCTAGTCGGTGTGCTTTCATCTGTCGGAGTTCTTGCAGGAGTCGTGTCAGGGGTAGTCGTTTGAGACTTGTCGTCAACAGCTAACCCAAAAGGCTTTGGCTCATCATCTTTAATTCTAGCATCAACGACTTCATCGTCTCCTCCTTTACTCGACCAAGGATCAAAGTCCAAGCCTTTTGTAGCTACAGTTTTAAAAGGGGTGTTAAATTCTTCATCTAGTTTGTAGCTAAAATACGTGTCTGGCAATCCCTCTTGCCTGGACTGCTTCTTGTCACTTTCATTGCCGTTTCCATTGTCTGATTTTTTAACAGAAGAATCactctttgtttttgctttttggcaCTCTTCCATTGGCGCTTCCTCCTCGATAACCTCAAGTTTACTTTGGCTGAAAGAACGGTCACTAGGCCTAAGCATACTTTCTGATGCCCAAATGTCCTTTCTGTTTTCAGTTGGAAATCCAAATGGTTTTACATCACTTAGATCATTAAGTCCGTCGTCTTCGTCCTGGAAATCATATCCATCCAGAGAATCGATCTCTGTGGCATCTGTATCATGAGAGAACTCGGCAGTTGTTGCTATTGAGCAGTCCGTAATAGACTGATCATTGCCATTTTGCTCATAGTCATAATCCTCGGCTTTGCCATTGCCATTTGTCCCATTTGGCTCTTTATGATTACCATTCTTGTCATTCTTTTTGGGTTTGGTTTCGTTCTCTTCTTGCTTCTGTTCATCAAGCTTAAAGGTATATTTCTTAACAGGAATGGGCTGAAAGATTGATTCATCATCACTCGAATCACTGTCATTAGCCCCAGGGGGCACAGGGGAAGGAGGCTGAACTCTGATTATGGGCTCAGCAAGCAAATGCTTATCATGTTCCTCTTGGAGGTTCACCTCCATCATATCAGTCTCGGCCTCTGAGGAAGGGGAAGATCCTTTTTTCTCGGGTTGTGATGAATCAGAATCtaagggagggggagggggaaacTCTATGTATGCAACTCGTTTGTCTTTACCTGCCTGTCCAGTATCCTGACTCCCATTGGGTGGCTCAGGAACTATGATCTTTTCTGGTTGAAGTTCCTTAAATGAACTTGCTTTGCCTTGCTCTGAGTCCTCTGATTCTTCTGAGACCTCAGCAATGGGGCTTGCAATGCCTGGTATAAATGGCATGAAAGAGTCAGGGGTTCGAGAAGTGAGGTCGTAACTGACTTCCTCACTGCTGGGGGTTTCTGGTGTCATTGGACTTTTACCAGAACTATCAAGAAACGATATCTGCTCGAGTGTGTCATCGTCTGGGCTACCTTGAGGTGATGTTGGCTGTCTCTGTTTGACTGCATAAATTGTTCGGCTTTCTGAAGTGACAATTTTTTTGACTGATCCATTTTGCCCACCTGGGGAATCTTTCTCACCTTGTTTTCCTACCTGCACACTAACGTAAACTGGCAATGTTTTCAGTCCTTTAAAACTCTCTCTTGTTGTGACTGTAGATACCTTCTCCACTGGACTGAGGCTACTGGAGCTCAAATCCTTTGAAGTACTACCCTCTAAAGAATCCTGAGACTTTCGTGCAGCAACGTCTCCCTTGGAGAGCTCTGAGCGACCTTGAACTCTTGTTTTAGATAGGGTAGGAATATGTGATGTACTTTTTTCAGATTGCTTTGCTATTGTGTCTTGTTTTGATTTCTTAGCTTGATCAGTCTCCGAAGGACCAGTAGGTGATCTCACAGGAATGTGCGACTCTAtcttttttttaagacttttcgTCTGTGAGTCATCACTGTCTGCATGGTCCTTTCTGATGGCTAAACCTGATTTGACCTCCTTGACAGGCGACTTCAGATGCTGCCCTTTATTGTCAGCACTACTTGCACTCTGCACAACAGGGCTACTGAGATCTTTTAATGATCCTCGGATTTGTTTCTCTTTGGCTTCAGCAAGCTTTTCAGTTGTGTCAGATTCGAAACTTTTGGCAACCTGTTCATATTGTGCCCTTTTTTTAGATGTGCTACTGGAAATGGTGCCTGAACCTTCCAACACTTTGTCATTTAGTTCTTTTGAGGATGCAGATCCACATTTACTACCATATAAACCTTGTCCGATGGTTAACTTACTTTTCTCACTCTCAGCAACCTTTTTCAGGGTTTTTTCTTCTTCACTCGAATCAGTTTTAGATGTCTTGGATCCAGTAAAGAGCTGATACACAGGTAATTTACTTTCCTGAAACTTTTTAACAGGTTGTTTAGATTGTTCTGTTGGACTACTTTTACTTTGCTTTTGAGCCTCTGCTTCAAACTTCAACCGAACAGAACTGACTTTGGAAGGCTTTACTGGAACTGGGGGAGATGTTTCACCCTGCTTTTCCTGCTTTGATTGGTCTTCATTTAACCGTGTCTGTACAGACCTCTCTGGGCTGCTTGGCAAACTAGCACTTTTCCTTTCATTCATGCTGCCAAACATTTTGTGCCTTCCCTTACTCCACTCCTCGGAGCTTAATTCACTCTTTTGCTTTGTTTTCTCAGGACTGCTGCACACTGAGCTTGGACCTGACCGTGTCTCTCTCGATTCTCTCATGGGTGGCTTTTTCTCAGGAGACTGAAGCTCATCATTAAGCTTTTCTGTTTTGTCTCTGAAAAACTGTGAAACTTCGCTCAGTTTTTCCTCAGCCTCTTTAACTGTGCGATCAACACGATCTTCGTATATGAGTTTCTCTCTATTCCTGTCCTGCCTGTCTTGGGTGAAACGCATCCAGACAGCATGTTTGGGGCTACCAGGCTCTGTAGTATAGTGCAAGACTGTCAGTTTATCATACTGGTCATCTTTCTGAGTAAATTTACCAGATTTTTCTGATGAGTCTCGTGCTGACCTGTAAGTCTGTTCTTTCCTGGCCCCAGGACTTTTTTCCCCATAATAGCCTTCTGCTCCTTGCATTTCAGGGGTCACTTCGTGTCCCTGGTGTGCCACTGGGTCCTCAGTATCAGAATGTGATACGTCTAATTTTTCAGAAAGGAGCATTTTTTCAGCAAATCTGTAAGACTCTCCCCTTAACTCAGATAATTCATCATCATGGTACTCAATGGAGTGCTGGGTcaggagtttaaaagctttatatgAGTCATCAGCAATAAGCTGAGCTGAACTGGGTCGACTGTCCTCCTCTTGAGACAAAGGTGTATTGACTCTAGAAGTTTCCAAGAAAGAGGGCAGTGTTTCCTCAGCAAGCTCTTCCTCTTCCTGCAGAGCCTCGTAATCACCCTCTACCCTATCAGAAAGTTCTTTAAGGCCGCGGCTGCCTTTGCATACGTAGTCGGGGTGTTTCTTTGTCTCTCTGATAATTACTTCTGTCGGATCTGTTGTGTTGCCCTTTTCAATGTGAACCTCGATTATTCTTTCAACTTTGGGTTTAGTGTCCTTTTCAAGGAACCGTGGGGTTAATTCATCCCCTTTGATAGAATCCTGACCAGCCTTGTGTTCAAACAAGCCAGCCAGTTCTTTGGAGGGGTCTCTGCCTGACTGGAAGGCTTTCATTATGTCTCGAACTGACATTGTTTCTTCAATCCTGTCAGAGCCTGCATCTTTAAGCTGGGGTTTGTGGTACACCATTCTAGTTGTAGTTGTTATATGAGTTTCCTCTTTCAGACGCATGCTTTTGCTCACTAGAGAGTCTTCATCGGAACTGACTTTAATCTGGAATGTTTTAACTTTATCTTTGATAGAGCCAGCAATCGTCTCTGGTTCAATGCAAGCCGGTGAGTTCAAggccgctgctgctgcttcttccaTTAAGGGCTCACAGGCCTCCTCAGGGTGTTCATAACTCCTAATGACACGAACAACCTCTGTTCTGGTTTCTGTTATAACTGGGGGAATGGGAACGTCTGTAAAGAGGGGTTTGGGCCCTGTGCTCTCTGCACTTTGCGGAGCTGAGGGTGTCTTTTCGCTTCTGGTTTCAAAACCACTGTCTGAGAGTGGGCTTTTATCCTGTTCATGGGAAAAATCATCAGGGGATTCCAAAATGGCATCTGTACCACTGTAGGAATCAGCTAATTTGCACAAATCTTTTTCGGATGGAGAGGAGCGCATGCCTGGAGGCGGCATTTTGAGCTTATGCTCAGGTTTCAGGGCACGTTTTTGCTTTTCCTCTCCTTCTTTCATTTCCTCGAATTTACTCTTTACACCAGACATTTTGGAAAGTGAGCTAGCCCCAATGTCATTCACTAAGTAGTCAACAACCTTGGCTAAATCGAGATCTTTGTCTTGCACTGACTGTGGTCTAACTGGGAGGGTAGGATCAAAAGGAGGTAGAGATTTGAGGACACTTTGCTGAGCTTCTTCTATTTCATCTTTAGAAAACTCTTCCCATTCATCCTCAGAAGCCTTGTCTTTAACAGTGCCTTTTGCCTCACTCAGAACATCCTTAGTCAGGATTTCACTAACTTTCACAAGATCTTCTTTAACTTTTTCAACAAGACTGAAAGGTTCCTCATCATCTATTTTGGGTTCCTTAGAAGCCTGAGACTGATAGCTTTTAGCTACTGAAGCCGAATCAGTTTGCAAAATGGCAGTCATTTTAATCAGATCCTCTTTCATGTCTGCCACATCCCTCAAAATCTCCTGACTGGACGAGAGCTGTGCGGCAGTGGCTGCTTTAAATGCTGCGGAGGGAATGAAGAGTGCGGGTTTTGAGGGTTTAGATCTGGGAGTAGAGGatggtgtttgagtgtgtgtctgaGGTGGAATGGTTATTTTGTCTGGTACTCTCCTTTCTTGGGGCTCAGGTAGAACATTCACTAGGGAGAACACTGGAACCGTCATTGAACATGTTACAGGTGTGCTGGTGGAAGCTGGGGATCTAAGAGATGCATAAACTGAACTGGACACATTTGACCTTAAAGGAGATGACTTGGATTTTAGTGTTTCATAGCTTGGCGTCGTGCTGGCAATAAGAGTTTTTTCAGCCTCGCTGAAGGCTGTGCAAGCACTCGCTGCAGCTGCTTGTGAAGCTTGTATCCTCTCTTGCAAACTGCAAGTTCCTCCTGAGAATAGGCGGGACGACACAGAAGAGGAAGACGGGTATTTGATGGGTGAAACTGATCCATTGAGTAGTGCTGTTTCAGTGGGGACGACAGCAGGTTTTGCTGGTGATGACAGTGATGATAGAATTGTTCCCCTAGAAGCTGCAGCTCCATCTGCAGAGGTTCTGAGTGTTGACAGACTGGACAAGGATCTAATGGGGGATGCTACTGTGGTGGTTGAGGAAGCGAAGGTTGATTTGAACGATAACGCAGAAGTGTACAAATTTGCTGTTGATTTTGGAGATTCTGGTGGTGTCACTGAGGGGAAAGTTCTATCCAGTATGGATCCAGGTGATGACACCGAGATTGGTCTTGAAGATAATGAAGCTGCAAGTCCCTTTATTGACACAGGATCTGTACTGGTTTTAAGAGGTGAAGAAATGAGACCAGTTGAAACCGGAGCAGTGTATTGGGCTTGCTGAAGAACAGTCTTTATGGGAGATGAGATAGATCTGTATGTTCTAATGGGTGATGCTACATCAGTAACAGACTTAACAGGAGATACGTTTGTGGTTCCCAGGGTGGACTTGAGTGGAGAAGCTGAGGATATTGACCAGACTGACTTTAATGGCGAAGCAGATGGCGTGTTGGAAGGTGAGCTGGAGAGGGAACCCAGTCCACATTTTGTTTGCCCAGGGACGGTAATAGGAGCAGTCGACCATGCCTGGTAAGATCTTGTTGAAAAGACAGGTTTGTGAGGGTAACCAGCAGGCAGTGTTCTTGTTGTACTTCGTTCAACTGTTTCTTTAAACAGACAAATGAAAATCCaacacaaaatcaacaaaaaatggttgagaaacagagagaccaGAGGGAAAAAATTGGTCAGTGGTGCTCGTATCATAGAAGAAGGAAAAGCAATGCTTTCATGGTGGTGTGAAATGGGTTGGATGATGAAGAAGGAtccaaaagaaatgtaaaaagaaGCCCAACAAAAAACTGTGATCCATGGTCCACAAAAATGATACGCAAAATATAAACGGAAGTCCCACAAAGCACATACAGAAACATAAGGACTGAGGCAATGACCAACAAAAACGCAAAATGGCAAGACAAATGCAGAGAACCCAGAGTAAAACAAATTCTCTTTTGACTTTAGATGTGCTATATTCCCCTGTCACTGGCTACCTTGATTTTACTAACGTGCCTTTTATCTGTTTGGTCTGAAAAAACATGTTCATCCCAAAATTTGGATATTCTGACAAAACAGTAAAAGTAAGGACTACAAAACAAAAATACCCTAGTTCCTTTGCTACAGCAACCCGTATTATGGCAAAAGCAGGCTAAGTGCTACATCTTAGGTCCATAATAACTCATCATGCAGGACTGAGTATTCTCGGTGACAGGCATTTCAATGCAAACTGTGAAAGCACCTGAGAAAAGTTTTCTTTGTGAATCTCCATGCATTTCTTtccaaaaaataaatcaaaactcGGCACAATCACAAAGCCAAAAGGAGCAAGACTAGTTGTAAAAGAAGGATAAGAAAGGAGGGGGGACTTTACTTTGATGTCATATTGCACTGTGCATTAATTAGTCAATCAAAGTAAAATTTTATGGATATTGTAGTTGAGTTGTTCTCTTgtcagtgggggggggggggaatggaCAGAGATATTAAACAATATCTAACAAAGTGAGCAGGCACAGCACAGCAACTACATAAACCATGCAAAAGTAAATTGTACAAAATCAAGCATGAGGACTTTGTTATGCATGGTAAAAATGTGCAGATAACATTtgtttatatttcagtttatagATAGTCAATGTGGGTCACGTAGTAAATTGTTGTTATGTTGAAACACTACTAAGAATGTTAGTAAAATATCACACTCACTCATTCCAGGCTCGGTCAGATAGCTGTAGCGCTTACGTAAGGCTAGAGATGCAAAGGTATGACGTCGTTCTGGCTTTTCAGtctgcaacaacaacaacacaaagtCCTATCAGTACCCC
This genomic stretch from Astyanax mexicanus isolate ESR-SI-001 chromosome 15, AstMex3_surface, whole genome shotgun sequence harbors:
- the ank3b gene encoding ankyrin-3 isoform X24; its protein translation is MAHAASQLKKKADLDLNAAEEEKEKERKRKSRKRSREVKKKTDSNASYLRAARSGNLEKALDYLKSGVDINICNQNGLNALHLASKEGHVEVVTQLIKMGATVDAATKKGNTALHIASLAGQSDVVKELVTNGANVNAQSQNGFTPLYMAAQENHLDVVRYLLDNGSSQSIATEDGFTPLAVALQQGHDQVVSLLLENDTKGKVRLPALHIAARKDDTKAAALLLQNDHNADVESKMMVNRTTESGFTPLHIAAHYGNINVATLLLNRGAAVDFKARNDITPLHVASKRGNSNMVKLLLERGARIDAKTKDGLTPLHCGARSGHEQVVEMLLDRGAPILSKTKNGLSPLHMATQGDHLNCVQLLLHHEVPVDDVTNDYLTALHVAAHCGHYKVAKVIVDKKANPNAKALNGFTPLHIACKKNRIKVMELLLKHGASIQAVTESGLTPIHVAAFMGHENIVTQLMNHGASPNTTNVRGETALHMAARAGQTEVVKYLVQNGAYVDAKSKDDQTPLHISSRLGKPEIIQQLLQHGACPDSTTTSGYTPLHLAAREGHKDVASILLDQGASLGITTKKGFTPLHVAAKYGKIEVANLLLQKRAPPDASGKSGLTPLHVAAHYDNQKVALLLLDQGASPHAAAKNGYTPLHIAAKKNQMEIATTLLEYGADTNAITRQGISPLHLASQEGNVDMVTLLMARDATISLCNKSGLTPLHLAAQEDRVNVAEVLVNHGATVDPETKMGYTPLHVACHYGNVKMVHFLLKNQAKVNAKTKNGYTPLHQAAQQGHTHIINLLLQHGAAPNELTVNGNTALSIARRLGYISVVDTLRVVTEETLTTLTVTEKHKMNVPETMNEVLDMSDDEVRRANVPEMLTEDYISDVDEGEDAMTGDTDKYLGPQDLRELGDDSLPQEGYVGFSIGARTASLRSFSSDRSNTLNRSSFTRDSMMIEEILAPTKDTSVCKEMPFVVEPQNKHLAAAKDFDADSLRRYSWTGDTLDNVNLVSSPIHSGVSSPLPQYDSRFLVSFMVDARGGSMRGSRHNGMRIIIPPRKCTAPTRITCRLVKRHKLASPPPMVEGEGLASRLVEVGPAGAHFLGPVIVEIPHFGSMRGKERELIILRSENGETWKEHQYDCRTEALNELLNGMDEELESLEELEKKRICRIITKDFPQYFAVVSRIKQESNQMGPEGGVLSSMTVPHVQASFPEGALTKKIRVGLQAQPVPDETVKKILGNRATFSPIVTVEPRRRKFHKPITMTIPVPPLSGEGVTNGYKGDSTPCLRLLCSITGGTSPAQWEDITGTTPLTFVNDCVSFTTNVSARFWLADCHQIPDTVGLATQLYRELICVPYMAKFVVFAKMNDPVESNLRCFCMTDDKVDKTLEQQENFEEVARSKDIEVLEGKPIYVDCYGNLTPLTKAGQQLLLNFYAFKENRLPFCVKIRDNSQEPCGRLSFLRELKTSKGIPQTAVCNLNITLPALKKDMDSDADEETEKPERRHTFASLALRKRYSYLTEPGMKTVERSTTRTLPAGYPHKPVFSTRSYQAWSTAPITVPGQTKCGLGSLSSSPSNTPSASPLKSVWSISSASPLKSTLGTTNVSPVKSVTDVASPIRTYRSISSPIKTVLQQAQYTAPVSTGLISSPLKTSTDPVSIKGLAASLSSRPISVSSPGSILDRTFPSVTPPESPKSTANLYTSALSFKSTFASSTTTVASPIRSLSSLSTLRTSADGAAASRGTILSSLSSPAKPAVVPTETALLNGSVSPIKYPSSSSVSSRLFSGGTCSLQERIQASQAAAASACTAFSEAEKTLIASTTPSYETLKSKSSPLRSNVSSSVYASLRSPASTSTPVTCSMTVPVFSLVNVLPEPQERRVPDKITIPPQTHTQTPSSTPRSKPSKPALFIPSAAFKAATAAQLSSSQEILRDVADMKEDLIKMTAILQTDSASVAKSYQSQASKEPKIDDEEPFSLVEKVKEDLVKVSEILTKDVLSEAKGTVKDKASEDEWEEFSKDEIEEAQQSVLKSLPPFDPTLPVRPQSVQDKDLDLAKVVDYLVNDIGASSLSKMSGVKSKFEEMKEGEEKQKRALKPEHKLKMPPPGMRSSPSEKDLCKLADSYSGTDAILESPDDFSHEQDKSPLSDSGFETRSEKTPSAPQSAESTGPKPLFTDVPIPPVITETRTEVVRVIRSYEHPEEACEPLMEEAAAAALNSPACIEPETIAGSIKDKVKTFQIKVSSDEDSLVSKSMRLKEETHITTTTRMVYHKPQLKDAGSDRIEETMSVRDIMKAFQSGRDPSKELAGLFEHKAGQDSIKGDELTPRFLEKDTKPKVERIIEVHIEKGNTTDPTEVIIRETKKHPDYVCKGSRGLKELSDRVEGDYEALQEEEELAEETLPSFLETSRVNTPLSQEEDSRPSSAQLIADDSYKAFKLLTQHSIEYHDDELSELRGESYRFAEKMLLSEKLDVSHSDTEDPVAHQGHEVTPEMQGAEGYYGEKSPGARKEQTYRSARDSSEKSGKFTQKDDQYDKLTVLHYTTEPGSPKHAVWMRFTQDRQDRNREKLIYEDRVDRTVKEAEEKLSEVSQFFRDKTEKLNDELQSPEKKPPMRESRETRSGPSSVCSSPEKTKQKSELSSEEWSKGRHKMFGSMNERKSASLPSSPERSVQTRLNEDQSKQEKQGETSPPVPVKPSKVSSVRLKFEAEAQKQSKSSPTEQSKQPVKKFQESKLPVYQLFTGSKTSKTDSSEEEKTLKKVAESEKSKLTIGQGLYGSKCGSASSKELNDKVLEGSGTISSSTSKKRAQYEQVAKSFESDTTEKLAEAKEKQIRGSLKDLSSPVVQSASSADNKGQHLKSPVKEVKSGLAIRKDHADSDDSQTKSLKKKIESHIPVRSPTGPSETDQAKKSKQDTIAKQSEKSTSHIPTLSKTRVQGRSELSKGDVAARKSQDSLEGSTSKDLSSSSLSPVEKVSTVTTRESFKGLKTLPVYVSVQVGKQGEKDSPGGQNGSVKKIVTSESRTIYAVKQRQPTSPQGSPDDDTLEQISFLDSSGKSPMTPETPSSEEVSYDLTSRTPDSFMPFIPGIASPIAEVSEESEDSEQGKASSFKELQPEKIIVPEPPNGSQDTGQAGKDKRVAYIEFPPPPPLDSDSSQPEKKGSSPSSEAETDMMEVNLQEEHDKHLLAEPIIRVQPPSPVPPGANDSDSSDDESIFQPIPVKKYTFKLDEQKQEENETKPKKNDKNGNHKEPNGTNGNGKAEDYDYEQNGNDQSITDCSIATTAEFSHDTDATEIDSLDGYDFQDEDDGLNDLSDVKPFGFPTENRKDIWASESMLRPSDRSFSQSKLEVIEEEAPMEECQKAKTKSDSSVKKSDNGNGNESDKKQSRQEGLPDTYFSYKLDEEFNTPFKTVATKGLDFDPWSSKGGDDEVVDARIKDDEPKPFGLAVDDKSQTTTPDTTPARTPTDESTPTSEPNPFPFHEGKMFEMTRSGAIDMSKRDFVEERLQFFQIGPQSPCERTDLRMAIVADHLGLSWTELAREMDFSVDEINHIRVENPNSLTTQSFMLLKKWVNRDGKNATTDVLTAALTKINRMDIVTLLEGPIFDYGLQSELASTEKETSVSGQGLRTDAQKESSQKPTSSSPELQAEKQNGEHPQHQAQAGSLPEDQEPTTKLKSKVAKDSGKEEVSREAAVDSTKEESTAEPKAQQGAHKDNDSSSDGEHTVTTRVYRRRVILKGDQAKNIPGESVTEEQFTDEDGNVVTRKVIRKVVRRVAGTEEKSGKKKRSRRSRQASRAEEEEEGPSREHPEVGEGAKGKKKEGRQKEKKGQS